The genome window CTCTGCTAAATCTTTGACACAACACTGTGAAAAGGCTTACGGTGAGGTGGATGGACAAAAGGTTGCTGTTATCGACACTCCGGGCCTGTTTGACACCAAGAacaccactgaagaagaaacagcTGAAGATATTGCCCAGAGCATTTCTTATGCTTCTCCTGGACCTCATATCTTCCTGGTTGTCATCAGACTTGACAGAttcacagaggaggaaaagcaaACAATACAAATGATTCAGAAAACCGTTGGTAAggaaatacacaaatacagcatGGTTCTCTTTACCCATGGTGACCTACTCAAAGGGAAACCTATTGAGGAGCTCTTGAAGGACAGCGAAGATCTGCAGGAACTTGTGACCAAATGTAACAACCAGTATCATGTGTTCAATAATGAGGTGGAGAATCATTCTCAGGTCAGAAAGCTGCTCGATAAGATAAGAAATATAAATGAGCAGAATGGTGGAAGCTACTACACCACCGAAATGTTccaaaaggcagagagagagatagaagaggagaaacaacgaatcctgaaagagagagaagacaaaaagCTTAAAGAGCAGGAGATACTGAGGAGGGAAATAGAGGAAAAGTATCAGCAAATGCTGAGAGAAGTGAAGGCTGACTTTGAGAAGCAGACTAAATTAATGGAAGAACTTGAAAATGAGGGCAAAAAggaaattataaaacaaaaggaaaaacaaaaaaatctggcCTTAAAGAAAGCCACGAGTTGGATCAATTGGCTAATTTCGGTTGTTCCATGAATTGCTTCACTTCACTTCCTCCTTTCGAGACAGATATAGAAGATAATACAAACACATGAGCAgcatgaaaaccaaaacaaattatCAGTCTCTTACCATGCATGGCaactgtgaaagaaaactgaatagtaggttatcatgtgatgtatttcttgaatatatcatacatgtttcagatagtgtttaagttcagtttagcgttagtttctgtttcacacatgttctaaattcctctgtgctatgtctattctaaacttagttctttgctgtgtaagatgaggcagttgtgtgtttaacagttaagtttactctgttgtatttttacctgagccagtgataagataaattaaagctgcaagcagcattgaaTGGGCCCTCGCGCCTTTGCACAGTCGTGGGGCTTCGtgtaatcgtgttaaataaccgtgatgtcaatattgagcaaaaataattgtgattatgctttttgccataatcaagcacccctaaagaGAACATACaatttgatttacatacacacacacacaaagcatttaaatatgtatgtgataaattgttgtctttaataaacagttactttaacatttttcagtgtgctcctaaatttctgtgtgctcctaatttttttcatttaggaacaAACTAAATACTTCTCgacaaaaaagtaaacattgaacactgctgtcagatgtgtagagacaataagtaactgcagctggacacagaaaaattctcatatatttgaatggagagtgtgagtgaaccgctaggtCCTTGgaccctaataaaggaaaaactgcagtacagagctacaaattttagtttcgattttatttttctgcagcactttatcactaaattgtcactctcactccatttttttccttccc of Thunnus thynnus chromosome 12, fThuThy2.1, whole genome shotgun sequence contains these proteins:
- the LOC137194672 gene encoding GTPase IMAP family member 9-like; translated protein: MTVAWTAFTMIITSMLFGSKPSTAYNNNELIRIVLVGKTGVGKSATGNTILGQRSFKSEFSAKSLTQHCEKAYGEVDGQKVAVIDTPGLFDTKNTTEEETAEDIAQSISYASPGPHIFLVVIRLDRFTEEEKQTIQMIQKTVGKEIHKYSMVLFTHGDLLKGKPIEELLKDSEDLQELVTKCNNQYHVFNNEVENHSQVRKLLDKIRNINEQNGGSYYTTEMFQKAEREIEEEKQRILKEREDKKLKEQEILRREIEEKYQQMLREVKADFEKQTKLMEELENEGKKEIIKQKEKQKNLALKKATSWINWLISVVP